In Mercurialis annua linkage group LG6, ddMerAnnu1.2, whole genome shotgun sequence, the following are encoded in one genomic region:
- the LOC126687679 gene encoding uncharacterized protein LOC126687679 gives MKIEDQAFIPLNTPRSHILMWIQNNNELVRYPPKLQYEGDRKKYCQFHDGHGHVTDECGSLKKEIDRLVQVGRLKDFVAQRKNYNSRGGNRGEHNSKREEAPPPKRQSVSRVINTIAGGMADPEYKRGRRKRKKMVMNISLAKPLPEVSFGSADGKGIDFPHQDLLVISGLIENFWVMRQLVDEGSSVNLISKQAYLGIGCSVLNLKPEKTPLVGLGGAPVRAEGVA, from the coding sequence ATGAAAATAGAAGATCAAGCTTTCATCCCACTCAATACACCGAGATCACACATTTTAATGTGGATTCAAAATAACAATGAACTAGTGAGATATCCACCGAAGCTACAGTATGAGGGAGACAGAAAGAAATATTGCCAATTTCATGATGGTCACGGCCATGTCACTGATGAGTGCGGAAGCCTGAAGAAAGAAATTGACCGATTAGTGCAAGTCGGCCGCTTAAAAGACTTTGTAGCACagagaaaaaattataactcgCGAGGAGGCAACCGAGGAGAGCACAATAGCAAAAGAGAGGAGGCACCACCACCAAAGAGACAAAGTGTATCAAGAGTAATTAACACCATAGCCGGTGGAATGGCCGATCCAGAGTATAAACGAGGAAGacgcaaaagaaaaaaaatggtgaTGAACATCTCATTAGCCAAACCTCTACCCGAAGTCAGCTTCGGCTCAGCCGACGGCAAAGGAATAGATTTTCCCCACCAAGACCTTTTAGTGATCTCAGGGCTGATAGAAAATTTCTGGGTAATGAGACAACTCGTGGATGAGGGAAGCTCAGTCAACCTTATCTCGAAGCAGGCATACCTCGGCATAGGATGCTCGGTCCTAAATCTAAAACCAGAAAAAACTCCTCTAGTCGGTTTAGGAGGCGCACCGGTGCGAGCAGAAGGAGTAGCATAA